The following DNA comes from Kitasatospora sp. NBC_01287.
GCGCTGGCGCTGCGCTCGCTGCGGGCCCTGGTGCCGAGCACCGCGACCGTGCTGCGCCGGGCCGAGCACAGCGAGCTGCCGGCCGCCCGGGAGGTCCCGGCCGAGCAGCTGGTGCCCGGTGACGTGGTCAGGCTGGTGGGTGGCGACGCCGTCCCGGCCGACCTGCGGCTGCTGCGGGCCGAGGGCCTGACCCTCGACCTGTCGGCGCTGACCGGCGAGAGCACTCCGGTGCCGCGCCTCGCCCTGGACGGGCCGTCGACCGGGCCTGGTGGCGGTCCCTTCGACGCGCCGCAGCTCTGCTTCGCGGGGAGCACCGTGGTCACCGGCAGCGCCACCGCCGTGGTGCTCGCCACCGGCACCGCGACCCGCTTCGGCGCTGCCCACGCGCCCGGCCCGCTGACCGGGCGCGGCCGCTCGGTGGTCGAGCGCGGCATGCGCCGCGCGGTGCTGACGCTGATCGCCTTCATGGTCACGGTGGTCCCGCTGACCGTCACCGCCGACACCCTGCTGCACGGCTGGAGCCGCGGCCTGCTGCCGTTCGCGGTGGCGGCGGCGGTCGGCTTCACCCCGGAACTGCTGCCGCTGGTGGTCAGCTCGGTGCTGGCCCGCGGCGGCCACCGGCTGGCCAAGGCCGGCGTGCCGGTGCGCCGGCTGCCGGCGGTCGGCGAGCTGGGCGCGCTGGACGTGCTCTGCCTGGACAAGACCGGCACCCTGACCACCGGCGAGCTGATGGTGGCCGGCTCACTGGACCCGGCCGGCCGCCCGGACCAGGAGCCGCTGCGCTGGGCGGCGCTGATCGGCGAGGCCGCGCTGCTCGACGGCGAGCCCGGGCTGCTCGACCCGCTGGACGAGGCGCTGCTCGACGCCGCGGACGCCGCCGGACTGCCGGCCGCCGAGCCCGGCGCGCTGCTGGAGGTGATCCCCTTCGACCCGGTGCGCCGCCGGTCGGGCGCCGTGCTGCGCGAGCGGGGGGCGGCAGCCGCCGTCGGCGGCCGACGGCGGGTGCTGGTGCTCAAGGGCGCGCCGGAGGAACTGCTCGACCGCTGTGCCGCGCTGCCCGGCGGTGAGGCGCTGGACCCGGCGGCGCGCGAGGCGCTGGACCGGCTGGTGGCCGAGCGGACCGGGCGGGGGCTGCGGCTGATCGCGGTGGCCAGGGCCGAGAGCGAGGCGCGGCTGGGCGGCCACCGGGTGGCCGACGAGGACGGGCTGACCCTGCTCGGCTTCGTCGAACTGATCGACCGGCCCGAGGACTCGGCCGAGGCGGCGCTGGCCCTGCTGCGCGGCTGCGGTGTCGCGCTCACCGTGCTGACCGGGGACCACCCGCGCACCGCGCTGAGGCTGGCCGAGCGGCTGGGCCTGGCCCCTGGCCGGGTGCTGCTGGGCGCCGAGCTGGCCGGGCTCGACCGGTCGGCGATCGCGGCGGCGGGCGCGGCGGGCGCGGTCTTCGCCCGCTGCACCCCCGAGCAGAAGGCACTGGTGGTGCGGGCACTGCGGGAGGCCGGGCACTCGGTCGGCTTCCTCGGCGACGGGGTGAACGACGTGCCGGCGCTGCGCTGCGCGGACGTCGGGATCGCCACGGCGGGCGCCGTGGGCGCGGCGCGCGAATGGGCGGACCTGCTGCTCGGCGGGCGCGACCTGGCGCTGCTCGGCCGGGCGGTGGCCGTGGGGCGGGAGGCCACCGCGAGGGTGGCCGCCTACCTGCGGATCGCGCTCTCCTGCAACCTGGGCAACGCGCTCTCCATGCTGGCCGGCGGGGTGCTGCTGCCGTTCCTGCCGATGCAGCCGGCCCAGGTGCTGCTGCAGAACCTCTGCTTCGACGCGGCGCAGCTCTCGGTCGCGGTCAGCGGCCGCCCGGCCGGTCCCGGCAGCCGACCGGTGCGGCTGCGCTGGGGCTCGCTGGCCGCCTTCGCGCTCGGCTTCGGGCTGCTCAACTCCTTCTTCGACCTCGCGATGTTCGAGGCGATGCGCGGGGTCACCCGCGGCTACTCGGTGCCGAACTCGGAGGCGATGTTCCACACCGCCTGGTTCGCGGAGAACCTGGTCACCCAGGCCGTGGCGCTGCCGGTGCTCTACCGGTTGAGCCGCACCCGGCAGCGGCCGCCGCGGCCGGTCTGGTGGGCGGCCGGGATGCTGGCGGCGGTCGGGCTGCTGCTGCCGCCGAGCGCGCTGGGCGAGCGGCTCGGCTTCGAGGAGCTGCCGGCGGCGGCCTACGGCTCACTGGCGCTGGTGGTGGCCGGCTACGTGCTGGTGCTCGGCGCGGGGCGCTGGCTCTGGTGGCGCTTCGGCGACCGCGCCGAGCGCGCCGAGGCCGCCCGGCCGGCTCCGTAGCGGGCGACCCGGCAGCGGGCTGTCCGGCAGGCGGCTCGGCGGCGGCGGACTCGGCGGCGGCAGGCTCAGCCGCCGGCCCCGACCAGCATCCGCTGCAGCAGGTCGCGCAGCGTGCCCCGCTCCTCGGGGACCAGGGCCGCCAGTGGCTCGCGGGCGAAGTTCAGCGACTCGCGCAGCTCGGCCGAGGCGGCCTGGCCCTGCTCGGTGGCGGCGACCAGCTTGACCCGGCGGTCCTGCGGGTCGGCCTCGCGGGTGACGAAGCCGCGGGCCTCCAGCCGGTCCACGATGCCGGTGATGTTGGACGGCTCGCAGCTGAGCGTCTGGGCGATGTGCCGCATCGGCATCGGGCCGCGTCGGAGCAGCGCGAGCACCTTGGCCTGGGCGCCGGTCAGCGACCGGGCGGCGGCCGCCTCCTCGTACTCGCGGTGGAAGATCGCGACCAGGCCGGCCATGAGGTCCACCACCTCGCGGGTCAGCGCGTCCTCGCGGGCCGCGTCCTCACGGGCCGCGTCGTCGCGGGTCAGCTCATCGTTCGCCATGCCGTCGACTCTACCTGAATATTTGACAATCTGAACCTTTCACGTCCATCGTTGCTTTACCGCCTCAACCTTTCAGGTGGCAATCCAGAGCAAGGAGCGCAGCGATGGCAGAGCAGCCGATTCCCGCCACGGCCCGCGAGTGGCACCTGAAGGCCCGGCCGAACGGCTGGCCCCTGGAGACCGACGTCGAGCTGCTGGAGGCCCCGGTCCGCCGGCCGGAGCCGGGCGAGATCCTGGTCCGCAACGCCTTCCTCTCGGTCGACCCGTACATGCGCGGGCGGATGAACGACGTCAAGTCCTACGTCGCGCCGTACCAGCTGGACCGGCCGATGGAGGGCGGCGCGGTCGGCTACGTGGTGGCCTCCGCCGCCGAGGGCTTCGCGGTCGGCGACGCGGTGCTGCACGGGCAGGGCTGGCGCGAGTACGCGACCGTCCAGGCCGCGCACGCGATCAAGGTGGACCCGGCCCACGCGCCGCTCTCCTACTTCCTCGGCGTGCTCGGGATGCCCGGTCTGACCGCCTACGCCGGCCTGGTGGCGGTCGCCCGGATCAAGGAGGGCGACAAGGTCTTCGTCTCCGGCGCGGCCGGCGCGGTCGGTTCGCTGGTCGGGCAGATCGCCCGGCTCAAGGGCGCCTCCCGGGTGGTCGGTTCGGCCGGCTCGGCGGCCAAGGTGGCCAAGCTGGTGGACGACTACGGTTTCGACGCCGCCTTCAACTACAAGGACGGCCCGGTCGCCGAGCAGCTCGACAAGGCCGCCCCCGAGGGCATCGACATCTACTTCGACAACGTCGGCGGGGACCACCTGGAGGCCGCGATCGGCGCCCTGGGCCTGCACGGCCGGGCGGTGATCTGCGGCGCGATCGCCCAGTACAACGACACCGAGGCGCCGGCCGGCCCGCGCAACCTGGCGCAGCTGATCGGCAAGCGGCTGCGCCTGGAGGGCCTGCTGGTGAACGACCACGCCGCGCTCCAGCCGCAGTTCACCGCCGAGGTGGCCGGCTGGCTGAAGGACGGCAGTCTGCACTACGACGAGACGGCCGTCGACGGCATCGAGCACATGATGGACGCCTTCCTCGGCCTGATGCACGGCGAGAACACCGGCAAGATGGTCGTCCGGCTCGCTTCCTGATCCAGATCAACCGGTCTCACTGTCACATTTTTTGCGAATTCTCGGGAGAGAGCGCCATGTCCAACCCTGTCAAGATCGCTTACATCGCCGTGGCCACCGCCGAGGGCGGCCGGGACGGCCGGGTGGCCTCCTCGGACGGCCTGCTCGACGTCGTGGTCCGCCCGCCCAAGGAGCTGGGCGGCAGCGGCGAGGGCACCAACCCCGAGCAGCTCTTCGCGGCCGGCTACGCGGCCTGCTTCCAGAGCGCGCTCTTCGTGGTGGCCCGCCGGGCCAAGGCCGATGTCACCGGCTGCGAGGTGACCGCCCGGGTCGGCATCGGCCCGGACGCCGAGGGCGGCTACGCGCTGGCCGTCGAGCTCTCGGTCCAGCTGCCGGGCCTGCCGGCCGACCAGGCACGGCAGTTGGTGGAGGCCGCGCACCAGGTGTGCCCGTACTCCAACGCCACCCGCGGCAACATCGAGGTGACGCTCCAGGTGGGCTGAGCCCCGCCGGCAGCCCGCTGAGCGAACGCGCCCCGGTCCGAGCCCGCCAAGGCTCGCCGGGGCGCGCGGCGTTGGCGCGCGCGACCCCGGCGGACGGATGCGGCCCCCTTCCGACGGAGCGTCAGGCGGCCCGGGTCGGGGCGCGATAGCGTGGCGGAACCGCCGCGGCGCCACCGGATGGGGCCGTTCGGGGGAGAGATCCCGATCAGGGGTAGACCTGTCCCCGGAACTGACTACCATGGTTGCAGCCTGTCCGTTTTGCTCATGTTAGTGACTTAATGTCGGTTGGCTCGTGACGCCGGTTGGCTCTCGACGCCGATCGACCCGGGTTGCCGGCACGTCAGAACCGGGCAGGTGTCGGCCACGTGGCGCCCAGGACCAACCGGCCACCGGCACGAGGCAGCTGGGGAAGGCGACCCTCGTCCACAGCCTGGAGGTCCCGGTGACGACACGTGGAGTCCTGTACATCCACTCCGCGCCCCGCGCGCTGTGCCCGCACGTCGAATGGGCGGTGGCGGGCGTGCTCAACGTGCGGGTCAGCCTCGACTGGATCCGCCAGCCGGCCGCCCCCGGCCAGTGGCGCTCCGAGTTCTCCTGGCAGGGGGAGGTGGGCACCGCCTCCAAGCTCGCCTCCGCGCTGCGCGGTTGGCAGCTGATGCGCTACGAGGTGACCAGCGAGCCCTGCGCCGGCGCGGAGGGCGAGCGCTACAGCAGCACGCCCGCGCTCGGCATCTTCCATGCCGTGACCGGCATCCACGGCGACATCCTGATCCCCGAGGACCGGCTGCGCGCGGTGCTGCTGCGGGCCCGCAGTGAGGGCAGCGACCTGGAGGCGGACATCGCCCGGCTGCTCGGCAAGCCCTGGGACGACGAGTTGGAGCCGTTCCGCTACGCCGGCGAGGGCGCCCCGGTGCGCTGGCTGCACCAGGTGGTCTGACCGGCCCGCCCGGGCGCGCGAGAGGGGCCCCGCGGTGCGGGGCCCCTCTGCGGTCCGGTGCGCCAGATGGTGGTGCGTCAGGCGGTGGTGCGTCAGGCGGTGGTGCGTCAGGCGGTTCAGATGCTGCGGAAGGCCAGCACCACGTTGTGACCGCCGAAGCCGAAGGAGTTGTTCAGCGCGACGATCCGGCCGCTCGGCAGCGCGCGCGGCTCGAAGCGCACGATGTCCGCGTCCACGTCGTCGTCCAGGTCGTCGACGTTGATGGTCGGCGGGGCCTGCCGGTGGTGCAGCGCGAGGACGGTGGCGACCGTCTCGATGCCGCCGGCGCCGCCCAGCAGGTGGCCGGTCATCGACTTGGTGGAGGAGACCGTGACGTGGTCGAGGTGCTCGCCGAGCTCCTTGCGCAGCGCCTTGATCTCCGCGACGTCGCCCAGCGGGGTCGAGGTGGCGTGCGCGTTGACGTGCACCACCTCGGCCTTGTCCAGGTCGGTGGCGGCGAACAGGTTCTCCAGCGCCCGGGCGATGCCCGAACCGGTCGGCTCCGGCTGCGCGATGTGGTGGGCGTCCGAGGAGAGGCCCTGGCCGACCGCCTCGCAGTAGACCCGGGCGCCGCGCGCGGCGGCGTGCTCGGCCGACTCCAGCACGACCACGCCCGCGCCCTCGCCGAGCACGAAGCCGTCGCGGCCCTTGTCGAAGGGGCGGGAGGCGCGCTGCGGCTCGTCGTTGTTCTTGGACATCGCCATCATGTTGGCGAAGGCGACGATCGGCAGCGGGTGGATCGCGGCCTCGGTTCCGCCGGCCACCACCACGTCGGCGCGGCCGGTGCGGATCATCTCGATCGCGTAGCCGATCGCTTCCGCGCCGGAGGCGCAGGCCGAGACGGGGGTGTGCACGCCGGCCCGGGCGCCGACCTCGATGCCCACGTTGGCGGAGGGGCTGTTGGGCATGAGCATCGGCACGGTGTGCGGGGACACCTTGCGGACGCCCTTCTCCTTCAGCACGTCGTACTGGTCGAGCAGGGTGGTCACGCCGCCGATGCCGGAGGCGATCACGGTGCCCAGGCGCTCGGGCGCCAGGGTGGAGGACTCGTGGGTGGCGGCGACCTGGAAGCCGGCGTCGGCCCAGGCCTCGCGTGCGGCGATCAGCGCGAACTGGGCCGAGCGGTCCAGCTTGCGGGCCAGCGGCTTGGGCAGGACCTCGCCCGGGTCCACCGCGGTGCGCGCGGCGATCTTCACCGGCAGGTCGGCGGCCCACTCCTCGGTGAGCGCGGCCACGCCGGAACGGCCGGCGAGCAGCCCCGCCCAGGTGGTGGCGGCGTCGCCGCCCAGCGGCGTGAAGGCGCCGATACCCGTGACTACCACGGTGCGGTTTTCAGCGGTCACTGGTTCTTCTTCTCTCACGTGTGCGGGGGCTGGGTG
Coding sequences within:
- a CDS encoding HAD-IC family P-type ATPase; this encodes MSRHAALRAVAATPRGLTEAEAEARLAEHGENIVLPLPEPSTAKRLRSALGDPFTALLAVLSVVCAVIGSWGSALTIAALVLTACLLRLRGERRSALALRSLRALVPSTATVLRRAEHSELPAAREVPAEQLVPGDVVRLVGGDAVPADLRLLRAEGLTLDLSALTGESTPVPRLALDGPSTGPGGGPFDAPQLCFAGSTVVTGSATAVVLATGTATRFGAAHAPGPLTGRGRSVVERGMRRAVLTLIAFMVTVVPLTVTADTLLHGWSRGLLPFAVAAAVGFTPELLPLVVSSVLARGGHRLAKAGVPVRRLPAVGELGALDVLCLDKTGTLTTGELMVAGSLDPAGRPDQEPLRWAALIGEAALLDGEPGLLDPLDEALLDAADAAGLPAAEPGALLEVIPFDPVRRRSGAVLRERGAAAAVGGRRRVLVLKGAPEELLDRCAALPGGEALDPAAREALDRLVAERTGRGLRLIAVARAESEARLGGHRVADEDGLTLLGFVELIDRPEDSAEAALALLRGCGVALTVLTGDHPRTALRLAERLGLAPGRVLLGAELAGLDRSAIAAAGAAGAVFARCTPEQKALVVRALREAGHSVGFLGDGVNDVPALRCADVGIATAGAVGAAREWADLLLGGRDLALLGRAVAVGREATARVAAYLRIALSCNLGNALSMLAGGVLLPFLPMQPAQVLLQNLCFDAAQLSVAVSGRPAGPGSRPVRLRWGSLAAFALGFGLLNSFFDLAMFEAMRGVTRGYSVPNSEAMFHTAWFAENLVTQAVALPVLYRLSRTRQRPPRPVWWAAGMLAAVGLLLPPSALGERLGFEELPAAAYGSLALVVAGYVLVLGAGRWLWWRFGDRAERAEAARPAP
- a CDS encoding MarR family winged helix-turn-helix transcriptional regulator: MANDELTRDDAAREDAAREDALTREVVDLMAGLVAIFHREYEEAAAARSLTGAQAKVLALLRRGPMPMRHIAQTLSCEPSNITGIVDRLEARGFVTREADPQDRRVKLVAATEQGQAASAELRESLNFAREPLAALVPEERGTLRDLLQRMLVGAGG
- a CDS encoding NADP-dependent oxidoreductase, with protein sequence MAEQPIPATAREWHLKARPNGWPLETDVELLEAPVRRPEPGEILVRNAFLSVDPYMRGRMNDVKSYVAPYQLDRPMEGGAVGYVVASAAEGFAVGDAVLHGQGWREYATVQAAHAIKVDPAHAPLSYFLGVLGMPGLTAYAGLVAVARIKEGDKVFVSGAAGAVGSLVGQIARLKGASRVVGSAGSAAKVAKLVDDYGFDAAFNYKDGPVAEQLDKAAPEGIDIYFDNVGGDHLEAAIGALGLHGRAVICGAIAQYNDTEAPAGPRNLAQLIGKRLRLEGLLVNDHAALQPQFTAEVAGWLKDGSLHYDETAVDGIEHMMDAFLGLMHGENTGKMVVRLAS
- a CDS encoding organic hydroperoxide resistance protein — translated: MSNPVKIAYIAVATAEGGRDGRVASSDGLLDVVVRPPKELGGSGEGTNPEQLFAAGYAACFQSALFVVARRAKADVTGCEVTARVGIGPDAEGGYALAVELSVQLPGLPADQARQLVEAAHQVCPYSNATRGNIEVTLQVG
- a CDS encoding DUF3145 domain-containing protein, with translation MTTRGVLYIHSAPRALCPHVEWAVAGVLNVRVSLDWIRQPAAPGQWRSEFSWQGEVGTASKLASALRGWQLMRYEVTSEPCAGAEGERYSSTPALGIFHAVTGIHGDILIPEDRLRAVLLRARSEGSDLEADIARLLGKPWDDELEPFRYAGEGAPVRWLHQVV
- the fabF gene encoding beta-ketoacyl-ACP synthase II; translated protein: MTAENRTVVVTGIGAFTPLGGDAATTWAGLLAGRSGVAALTEEWAADLPVKIAARTAVDPGEVLPKPLARKLDRSAQFALIAAREAWADAGFQVAATHESSTLAPERLGTVIASGIGGVTTLLDQYDVLKEKGVRKVSPHTVPMLMPNSPSANVGIEVGARAGVHTPVSACASGAEAIGYAIEMIRTGRADVVVAGGTEAAIHPLPIVAFANMMAMSKNNDEPQRASRPFDKGRDGFVLGEGAGVVVLESAEHAAARGARVYCEAVGQGLSSDAHHIAQPEPTGSGIARALENLFAATDLDKAEVVHVNAHATSTPLGDVAEIKALRKELGEHLDHVTVSSTKSMTGHLLGGAGGIETVATVLALHHRQAPPTINVDDLDDDVDADIVRFEPRALPSGRIVALNNSFGFGGHNVVLAFRSI